The nucleotide sequence GACCGGCGAGACAGCCGGCCCGACCGCTTCCGGCACCGGCACCGGGCCGCGCGAGCGGGCGCACCGGGTCGCGCGAGCGGGCGCACTCCGGCCGCGACCCGGAGCACGGACCGCGAGGACGGCTGCCTATGCTGGCCTCTGTTCGGGTGTCACTGTCGAGGCCGGGTGTCACTGTGGAGGCCGGGTGGCCGGCGGGCCGGCGGGCCTGGGCAGGCACCGAACCTCACCAGTCTGGAAGGCCGCGCCATGACCGATCACGCCGTGTCGTCTGACGCCGAGTGGACGCCGAAGATCGACACCAGTGTGCCGCACCAGGCCAGGGTGTGGAACTACCTGCTCGGCGGCAAGGACAACCACCTGGTGGACGAGCAGGCCGGCAAGGCGATCCTGGCCGCCGCCCCGGGGCTGGTCGCGATGGCCCGCGCCTCCCGGGTCTTCCTGACCCGCGCGGTGCGCTACCAGGTCGAGCAGGCGGGGATCCGCCAGTTCCTGGACATCGGTACGGGTCTGCCGACCGCCAACAACACCCACGAGATCGCCCAGGCCATCGCTCCGGAGTCCCGCATCGTCTACGTGGACTTCGACCCGCTGGTGCTGGTGCATGCCCGCGCCCTGTTGACCAGCGACCCGCAGGGCGCGACCGACTACATCGACGCCGACCTGCGCGACACCGAGAAGATCCTGCACGAGGCACACCGGACACTGGACTTCAGCCGGCCGGTCGGAATCATCCTGCTCGGGATCCTGGGCGCCATCGAGTCCTACGACGAGGCCCGGGCGATCGTCCGCACCCTGCTGGACGCCGTCCCCGCCGGCAGCTACCTGCTGGTCGGCGACGGTACGAACACCAGCGAGGCGATGGTGCAGGCGGCCCGGGTACGCAACGAGTCGGTCAAGCCGCCCTACATCGTGCGCAGCCCCGCGCAGATCGAAGGGTTTCTCGACGGGCTGGACCTCGTCGACCCCGGAGTGGTCTCCTTCCCGCACTGGCGGCCCGAACCGGACGCGCCGCAGCAACCGGCCCACGTCGACGGCTACGGCGGCATCGCCCGGAAACGCTGAGACGCGACGGCCCAGACCACGGCCGGGGCCCGGCAGGAACCTCCTCGGCAAGCTCGGCGCCAGCGGTGTAAGGAAGGGCCCCTTCATATCGTTTTCAGTTGTAGCGGGGGCCCTTCCTTACACCTGCTGCGTGCCGACCGGGAGTGTGGTCAACGGTCGGCGGGGCGAGCTCCTTCCAGCCTCCCGTCGACGCGTCGCGGAATCTCGCGGTAGCCGTCCCTGAGCTCCTCCGGCAGTGTCCACTCCGGAGCGTCCTGCCAGGCCAGGGGGCGGAGGAACCGCCGAATCGAGGTGGCGCCGACGGAGGTGTGCAGGGAGTTCGTCGACGGCCACGGCCCGCCATGGTGCTGGGCCCACGAGACGCGGACCCCGGTCGGATAGCCGTCGAAGACGATCCGGCCCGTGGACGCGCCGAACACGTCGACGACGCGCCGCACGACCGCCCTGTCGTCGGACGTTCCCGCGTGGACCGACCCGGTGAGCGATGGCGGCAGGGACGCCAGGGCAGCGTCGAGGTCGGCGACCGCGTCGTAGCGCGCCACCACCATCAGCGGGCCGAAGCACTCGTCGGTGACCTCCGCCGACAGCCGGGTGATGTCGATCTCCAACAGGGCCGGTGCCACGGTGAACCCGGCGGCCGAGGCGAGGTCCGGGCGCGCCGAGACCCGGGCACCGGCCCGCTCCAGCCTCGCCTCCGCGTCGACGTAGGCGTCGCGGATCCGCTCGTTGAGCAGGACCGCTCCGCCGGCCGAGCCGACCCGGGCCCGGAGCGCCTCGACCAGGTCGTCGCCGGCCGGGTCGGCCGGGACGAACGCCAGCCCCGGCTTGGTGCAGAGCTGACCGCCCGATCCGGTGAAGGAGGCGAAGAGCCCGTCGGCGATCTGGCCGGCGCGCTCGGCGGCGGCCCCCGGCAGTACGGCGATCGGGTTCACACTGCTGAGTTCGCCGTAGAACGGAATCGGTGCCGGACGCTCGTCGATCGCCGCCTGGATGGCGCGGGCCGCGGCTACGGACCCGGTGAGCGCGGCGGCGCGGACGGCGGGGTGCCGTACCAGCGCCAGGCCCGCCGCCTGGCCGTGGACCACCGCGACCACCCCCTCGGGTCCGCCCCGACGGCGGACAGCCGCCGCGATCGCGTCCGCGGACGCCTGGGACGTCAGCGGATGGGACGGGTGGGCCTTCAGCACGACCGGACAGCCGGCGGCGAGCGCCGAAGCGGTGTCGCCACCGGCGACCGAGAAGGCGAAGGGGAAGTTGCTCGCCCCGAAGACGGCGACCGGCCCCACCGGAACGAGCATGCGTCGCACGTCGGGAGCCGCCCCGAGCGGTGTCGCCGCGGCGTGGTCGATCGCGGCTTCGAGGTACCCGCCGTCCCGGAGTACGTCGCCGAACATCCGGAACTGGACGATCGCCCGGGTGAGTTCGAAGTCGAGCCGCTCGTGGCCCAGGCCGGTCTCGCGTTCGGCGGTGCCGACCAGCTCCGTGCGGTGGGAGTCGAGCGAGGCGGCGATCTCGTCGAGCAGCGCGGCGCGGTCGCGCCGGCCGATGTCGGAGAGCCACTCCGTCGCTCCGGACGCGCGGGCGACGATCGACGCCAGCTCCGGGTCGCCGGTCTCCCGCAGCTGGGTCTCGCGGTGCCGACCGTCCCGCGGGTCGACGGTGAGAACGGTGTTCACAACAATCCCCTCCTGGCGAGGTTGCCCATCAGGTCACGGGCGCCGAAGTCCCACGGCTCGCAGTCCTCCGCGTGTCGCACGCGGTTGACCAGGGTGCCGAGCGGGGACGAACTGATCCGTACGATGTCGTCGACCTTGTGCGTGAACCCCTCCCCCGGGCGGTCCCGGTCCTGGACCGGCGCGAACATGGTGCCCAGCATCAGCACCACGCCGTCCGGGTACTGGTGGTGCGGGCCGATCATCTGCCGGACCAGTGTCTCCGGGTCGCGGGAGATCAGCGACATCTCCGAGACCGCTTCGAGACGGAAGCCGTCCTCGCCCTCGATCTCCAGCGCCACCTCCAGCCGACGTACCCGGTCCAGGTCGAACCGGTCGTCGAAGAGCCGGATCAGCGGGCCGACGGCGCAGGACGCGTTGTTGTCCTTGGCCATCGGCAGCAGGAGCGCGGAACGTCCCTCGACGTCCCGCAGGTTCACGTCGTTGGCCAGGGTCGCGCCCACGATCCGCCCGCCCGACTGCACGACGAGCGCCACCTCGGGCTCCGGGTTGTTCCAGGTCGAGGAGGCCAGCACCCCGACCGGTACGGCGGTTCCGACGGCGGAGAGCACCTGACCCTTGGTGAAGATCTCGGCGTCCGGCCCGATCCCCACCTCCAGGTACTGGCTCCAGATCCCCTCGGCGACGAGGAGTTCCTTCAACCGGGCCGCCTCCGCCGAGCCCGGTGACAGGTCGTGGAGATCGGATCCGACGCCGGCGAGGGTGCGTTGCCGGATGTCCGCCGCGAGTTCCAGGTCGCCCCGGGCCCGCTCCTCGATGACCCGCTCGATCATCGACACCGCGAACGTCACCCCGGCCGCCTTGAGCGCGTGCAGGTCGACCGGCGCGAGCAGCCACGGCCGCTCGGGTTCCCGGCCGGTGCCGCCGGTGTTGGCCAGTAGCTCCGCCAGGCTGCCGACGTACCGGCCGGCGAGCCCGGCGACCGCGTCGGCGGGTTCGGGCAGCTCGCAGATGTCCCGGGTGGTCGGGAAGTCGGCGCTGATGTCGAAGACGTCGCCGTCGCGGACCAGCACCGGCGACGGGCCACCGGAGACGGGGTCCCAGATCCGGCCGACCAGGACGGCATCGTCGGCGTCCTCCGGCAACGCGTCGGCGGCCGTGCCGAACCAGGGTGACGACGGCAGCGTCACCGTGGGTCTCCGAGGTTGAAGAACGAACGCTCGTCACCGGGGCGGATGTCGTAGACGGCGTCCTTGAACAACCGCATGGGGTGTGGCGTGAAGGGATGCCGCGCGATCGCCTCGAGATCGAGTTCGATGCCGAGACCTGGGCCGGTCGGGATCAGGACGTCACCCTCCTGGGTCAGTACGAGTCGTTCGTCGGTGACCTCGGGACGCCAGGGCACGTCGGTCGCCATGATCTCCAGATAGCGGAAGTTGGGCAGGACCGCACCGAGTTGCAGCGTCGCGGCCGTACTCAGCGGGCCGCTGGGGTTGTGCGGCGCGAACCCGACATAGCTGGTCGCGGCGAGCGTCGAGATGAAGGCCAGCTCCGCGATCCCGCCGGCATGGGTCACGTCGGGCTGGACGAAGTCGACCGCCTGGCGGGCGAGCGCCGGCGCGAAGCCCTGCCGGCCGAACCACCGCTCCCCCGCCGCGATCGGCACCGGCGAGGCGCGCCGGATGTCGACGAGGGCGTCGAGGTTGTCCGGCGGGCACGGCTCCTCGAACCAGACCGGGTCGAACTGCGCGATCTCCCGGGCGATCCTGACCGCGTGCCGCACGTCGAACCGGCCGTGCCCCTCGACGAACAACTCGACGTCCGGCCCGACGGCGGACCGGACGGCGTCGAGCTGCCCGAGCACCCGGTCGAGCTGTCGGGACGTGATCGTGAGGTCGTAGTTCTCGAACGGATCCCACTTGAGGCCGCGGAAGCCGCTCTCCACGGTCCGGCGGGCAGCGGCCGCGTAGTCCTCCGGCGTGACGGCTCCGGAGAACCATCCGTTGGCGTACGCCCGCACCCTGTCCCGGGTGGCGCCGCCGAGCAGCCGGTGTACCGGGACGCCGAGTTCCCGGGCCGAGATGTCCCAGAGCGCCATCTCCAGCGAACTCAGTGCGGTCATGATGACCGGGCCGCCCCGCCAGTACCAGTCCCGGGCCAGTTCGTAGAGGGTTCCCGAGATGCGGGTCGGATCCAGCCCGACGACGGCTTCGGCGAGTTCGGCGATCGCCCCCTGGACGGCGCGTTCCTTGCCCTCCAGTGTCGCCTCGCCGAGCCCGGTGATCCCCTCGTCCGTGGTTACCCGGACGAGGACCAGGTTGGTGCGGTAGAAGTCGACGACGATCGGTTCGACTGAAGTGATCTTCATGCTGCGGCTCAGCCCTTCACGGCGCCGGCGGTCATCCCGGCGACGACGTACTTCTGCACGAACAGGTAGAAGGCGACGGCCGGCAGCGTGAACATGAAGGCCACCGCCATGACCGTCTGGATCGGTGTGCCGAGTTCGCCGATGAAGTTGGCGATGCCGACGGACGCCGGCTGCTTCTCCGGAGTGAAGATGAACGTCACCGCGAAGACGTACTCGTTCCAGGCGTGGAAGAACGAGATGACCGCGGTGGCCGCGATCGACGGAGCGATGAGCGGCACGTTGACCCGGGCCAGCACGGCGAACGGCCGTGCCCCGTCGACCCGGGCCGCCTCCTCCAGCTCGCGCGGGATCCCGTCGATCGCGCCCTTGAGGATGAGCGCGACGATCGGCAGCACGAAGGCGACGTTGGCCAGGATCAGGCCGCCGAGGGAGTCGAGCAGGTCGAACCGGCGGAACAGCGAGAACAGCGGCACCACCATCAGCGCCTCGGGAAGCATCTGGGTGAAGAGCAGCACCAGGGTGAGCAGCGCCTTGCCCCGGAACGAGAACCGCGAGAGCGCGTACCCGAGCGGGATGCCGAGGCCGATGGAGAGCACTGTGGTACCGGCGGCGATCAGCAGGCTGTTGAGCAGCCACCCCGCCACCTTGCCCTCGGCCAGCGCGTCGGCGAAGACGCCGAGCTGGCCGAGGTCGGGCAGCAGTCGGGGCTGCTCGGCGAAGAGGTCGGAGTTGCTGGACAGCGCGGTGACGAGCATCCAGTACAGCGGGAAGGCCGCCACGCCGAGCACGACGAGGACGGCGACGATACGCAGGGTCAGCCCGACCCGGATCCGCCCCATCAGGTGTTCTCCTTCGCGACGGCGCGGGCGACGAGCCGGCTGCCGGTGATGACGATGAGCGAGATGACGACGCCGACCATGCCGATCGCGGCCGCCGAGCCGAGTTCCTTCGACTCGAAGGCCTGCGCGTAGAGGTCGATGACGAGCGTCTCCGTCCGGCCGACCGGCCCGCCCTTCGTCATCAGCCAGATCAGTTCGAAGCGCCGCAGCGACCAGATCGTCATGAGCAGGGCGAGCAGCCCCACGACGGGTTTGATGACCTGCCAGGTGACCGCCCGGAAGGTCGCCCACCTGCCCGCCCCGTCCATCGTCGCGGCCTCGGTCAGTTCGTGCGGGACGGACTGCAACGCGGAGAGCAGCACCACCGAGGTGAACGGGAACAGCTGCCAGATGGTCGTCGCGAGGACCGCCGGAAGGGCGTACTTCGGGCTGTCGAGGATCGCGCCGCCGGGGACACCGAGCCCGACCGCGTTCAGGAACCGGTTCACGATCCCGTACTGCGCGTTGAGCATCCAGGTCGCGATGAGCGCGACCGCGATGCCGGGTGCGGCCCACGGCACGGTGATCAGGGCACGGGCGATCCCCCGGCCGCGGAAGCCCCGGTTGAGCAGCAGGGCGACGGCGAGCCCGGAGCCGACGGCACCGACGACGCAGACGACCACGTAGACGAAGGTGGTGACGAGGGTCCGGTGGAAGTCCTCGTCGCCGAAGATCCGGGCGAAGTTGTCGAGCCCCACCCAGCGGCCACGGGTCGGGTTCAGCAGCGTCGTACGCGTGAAGCTCAGGTAGATCTCCTGGGCGAGCGGAATCACCTGGAAGACGACGAGGTAGAGGGCGGCGGGCGCGAGGAAGAGGTACGGCGTCCACTTGCTGCCCAGCGGACTGCGTCGGCGCCGGGCCGCGGATGGGGGCACTTTCGGCTGCTCCAGCACGGTCATCGGGTTCGGTCCTTTTCACATCGGACGCCGCCGGCGCGAAAGGTTCTCGCGCCGGCGGCGTCGCTGGTCACTTGACCAGTTCGGTCGCCTGCTGCTGCGCGCGGTCCAGTGCGGTCTTCAGGTCGACCTGGCCCTGCAGGGCAGCGATCACGTTCTGCACGACGACCTTGCGGATGTCCGGCGTCTTCGCCTCGAACCCGAGCACGATTTGCGGAAGGCTCGACTCGGTCAGGCCGTCGAACACCGGCAGGAAGGGCGTCTTCTCGACCGACGCGGCGCTGCGCTCCGTGACGGTCGCGACGCTGCTCGCCCCGAGGATCTCCTGCAACTTGACCTGGTTCGCGGGTTCCAGGGTCCAGCGGATGAAGGTGGCCGCCGCCTCCTTCTCCTCGCTCGACTCGTTGATGACGATCGGCGCGAGGATCGCACCCTGGCTGCGCACCGGGAACGGAATGGGGGCCACGCTGAACTTCAGGTTGGGATTCTGACCCCGGGTCGCCGTGACGTACCCGCCGTTGTTGAGTTCCATCCCGACCTTCCCCTCGGCGAACATCCGCCGGAAGGTCGCCGCGTCCGCGCCCCTCGGGATCACCTTCGCGTCGTACAGGTCCTTGTATGCCTGCAGGCCCTTGAGGTTCTCGGGCGAGTTGATCGTCAGGTTCTTGCCGTCCGACCACTTGCCGCCGAAGCCGTAGACGTAGTTGAAGATGTCCTGCCACACGCCGGCCTCCTCGGCCTCCGTCTGGCGGAACGCCAGCCCGAAGACGTCGCCCTTGGTCAGCGACTTCGCGGTGGCGGCGAACTGCTCGTAGGTCGTCGGCGGGTTCGGGATCAGGTCCGAGTTGTAGAACATTGCGTAGTTCGATGCCTCGAAGATGACCCCGTGGCGTACGCCGTCGTGCACGACGAACTGGTCCGGCTGCTTGAGCAGGGTGTACTTGCTGACGTCGACCAGGTCGTCGAGGGGTGCGACGAGGCCGGCGTCGGACGCGGCCTCGAACTCGGGCATGTCGAAGCGGATCAGGTCGGGGCCCTGTCCGCTGCCCATCTGGGTGAGGACGGTCTGGCCGAAGGTCGGGTACGGCACCGCCGCGGCGGAGACCTGCACCTCGGTCTGGCTCTTGTTGAACTCCTCGAGCCACTGGTTCAGCAGGGGCCCGCGGCCCGGGTCCCCGAAGGTCGACGCCGCGAAGGTGAGCTTTGCTACGCCCCCGTCGGAGCCGCCGTCGGAGCCACATCCACCCAACAGGATGGTGGCCACTCCGACAAGGCTGGTCGCCGCCGCCAAACTGCGGCGTGCGCGGTGTTGTCTCATCATCACTCCTTGTACACGCCGCAGGACCTTGCCCCGCTGAGCGCTCGGCTGCAACGATCGTAGGAACATATGCAACGCTGTCAAGTGGCGATTGCGCAACCCGCCAGCTACATTGCACATACTGCAACTCGGGAGGGGTGCCATGGCGCAGTCGATCCAGCGCGCGATCGATCTCATCCGTCGGTCGGCGGAGCAGCCGCTGTCACTCACAGAAGCCGCTGAGGTACTCGAAGTACACAAATCGACGGCTCTGCGAATCCTCCAGACCCTCGAGGCAGCCCGATTCGTCCGGAAGACCGGCACCGGCACGTACGTCTTCGGCAACGGTCTGATCGAACTGTCGGAACTCGCGCTCGGCTCGATGGACCTGCGCCAGTTCGCCACCACGCACCTGCGCCGACTCCAGCGGCAGACCGGGCACACCGTCCACCTGGCACAGCTGACCGGAACCGAGATCATCTACATCGACAAGGTCGACAGCCCGGCCTTCGACGCCGTGCAGCTACCGTCCCGGATCGGACGAGCGGTCTCGATCTACGCCAGCGCGGTCGGCAAGGTGATCCTGGCGTACCTCCCCCGGCAGGAACGTGACCGCATCCTGTCCCAGGTCGCCTTCGAGCAGCACACCAACACGACGTTCGCGGACCGCGACCGCCTCGAAGCCGAACTCGCGGACATCGCCGAGCGCGGCTGGTCCACCGACAACGGCGAACACGACGCCTACGTCATGTGCGTGGCGGCGCCGATCAGAGACTCGCGCGGCCGGGCCACCGCCGCCCTGTCCATCACCGCGATCGAGGTCATCGCCACCCTGGAGCAGCTGAAGGGCAACCTTCCGAACCTGCTCGAAACCGCGGCCCAGATCTCGAAGGAACTCGGCTACACCCCCGCGCCGCCACCGCCACCGCCACGGCCGGAGCCGCCGGCCGAGGCGGGTCAGCCGGCCGACCAGGCGGCCACGGCGCTGCCGTCCCCGGGGGCGGCCACGGGTGAGGAGGTGGCAGCCACGGTGACGAGGTGACGGCCCGTGCGCGGGTCCCGCGCCCGCGGAACGGGCGCGGGATCCCCGGTCGGTCAGCTGTTCAGCATCGCCAGCAGTGCGTTGGCCATGCCCTGCTCGCCACGGGCGTTCGGGTGGAAGGGCGCGGCCGAGTTCTCCGGTACGAGTCCCTCGACCCAGCGGGTTCCGCTGCTCTTGCAGGTGTCCCGGCCGATCGACGGGGTGTAGACGTCGGCATAGCTGGCGCCGTTCGCGGTCGCGGTACTGGCCAGCATCGCGTTCAGCGACTTGGCGATGCCGCGCAGGTACGGCACGTCCTGATAGGCGATCGGGACCACCGGCCAGCAGCCGTACCCGCTGTCCGGCACGATGGCCGGGTATCCGAGCACCACCACCCGGGCGCCCGGTGCGGCCCGGCGGACCGCCTGGAGCACGCTGGTCACCTTCGGTGCGGTAGCGGCGATCCGGGCCTGCAACTGGTCCGTGCCACCGGCGGTGTACCGGTTCTTGCACGGCGACCCGAGCGGACTGCTCAGGCTCGCCTCCGCACAGGTGCTGATGATGCCGGAGAAACCGATGTCGTTGCCGCCGATCTGCACCGTCACCAGCGCCGTGCTCGAGGTGACCGCGCTAAGCTGCGGCGGCACCGTGATGCCCAGCTGGCCGCTGCCACCGTTGAGGATGTCGTCGGTGGTGGCACCGGAACAGCTCACGTCGGCGAACGACGAGGATCCGGCGGAGGCGGCCACCAGCGACGGGTAGTTGCGGTTGGACCGCAGGCAGTTCAGGTCGACCTGCGTGGGGATCAGCGGACCGGCGGCGTAGGAGTCGCCGAGCGCGACGTAGCGGCCGGTCGGAACGGCGGCGGTGGCGGGGGTGGCGACGGTGAGCAGCACGCCGGCGGTGGCTACGGCGAGTGCGGACAGCCGGGTGGCTGCCCGCAGGAGCCGCAGGCGGGGACGGGTCATGGCGCCTCCAGGGGAGCACGATCGTGGTGGTGCCGAGATCCTGTCGCCGACGAAGCCCAACGTCAATATGGATGAGCCTCACTAAATGCGGTTCCGGGGTGTGGGCTCTGCGGCGCGCGCCGACGATGCCCCCCCCCGGCATTCGGCGGCACCCGCGCACCACCCGGTCAGGAAGGCCGGTCCGACCGCCGCCGGTCAGCCGTCCGGGGACGAGACCGCGTCCCCGGTGGCCGCGAGCCTCGGCGGGGCGGCCCGCTCGATGTGGATGTACAGCTGTTTGCGATCGCGCGGCCCCACCTCGTGCGGGGTGGGCTCCGGAAGCTGGTACCGGACCGGCCGGCGGTGCTCCGCGTAGAGCCGCTCCGGGTTGTAGACCCGGGAGAATCGCCACAGCATCCTGGCGAAGTTGGTCTGCCCGTGCGCGAGGCGGCGGGCAACCAGCCCGGCGGTACGGGCGAGCGCGGCGACGCCCAGATGCTTACGATTGATCACGGCCTGCGTGCGTACCAACTCCCGATAGAACTCCCGCAACGGCAGGTGGGTGGGCATCACCGCGTGCTGGATGTCGAACAGTCGGTAATCCAGGGTGGTCAGTTTCCGGGACTCGGTATGCCAGATCTCGGTTCCCGGGTACGGCGTCATCACCGACAGGTGAACGATTTCCGGTACGCTGAGCGCCCAGTCCCGAACCAGCCGGAACTGTTCCCTGTCCCACTTCGGGTCGACGATCAGATTGATGGCGACCGAGAGCCCCAGCTTCCTGGCCCGCTCCAACGCCCTCATGTTCTCGTCCGGGCTGATGCGCTTACGGAAGAGCTCCAACCCTTCGGCGTCGAGCGCCTCCATCCCGAGGAAGACGTAGTTGAGACCGAGCCGCTTCCACCGGGCGAACACCTCCGTGCTGCGCAACAGGACGTCGGCACGGGTTTCCAGATAATACTGCTTGCGGACCTTCCGACGTTCCAGTTCACCGGCGATGGCGTCGCCGTGCTCGGGCCGGATGAACGCCACGTCGTCCACGATGAACACCCCGGGCTCCCTGATCCCGGCTATCTCGGCGGCCGCGATCGAGGGCGAGAGCTTGCGGTAACTCCGTCCGTAGAACGTCCACGCCGAGCAGAACGAGCAGTCCCAGGGGCACCCCCGGGTGAATTCGACGGAGGCCGCCGGGTCCAGCACCCCGATGAAGTAGCGGTTGCGTCGGCGGACGAGGTCCCGGGCTGGCCGTGGCGCGTCGATCGACTCCAGCAGGCGGGGTCGGGGGCCGGTGCCATCCAGCGTGACGGCGCCCGGCGCCTCGTGGGCGGCCCCGTCCCGGGCGGCGTCCAGCAGCGCCACCGTGCCGGTCTCTCCCTCACCCCGCAGGACGGCGTCGATCGCCCCCTCCGACTGCCGCAGAACGTGGTCGGCCACGAACGAGACCGAGTGCCCGCCCGCGAAGACGAAGGGTGGCCGCCGCTGTTTCTTGAACCAGCGAGCCAGGTCGATGACCTCGGGAATGTTCGCCAGGTAATTGAGCCCGAATCCTACCGCGTCGGGCTCGAAATCCAGGAACTCCTTGGCCAATTCCGCCTTGTCGTGGGTCTGTAGATCGACTATCCGGACCTGATGACCGGCATCGCGCACAGCGGCGGCGACGCACTCGAGCCCCAACGGCTCCAGCCGAAGGAACAGCTCCGAGTACATCAGCACGCTCGGGTGCACCAGCAGGACCTTCATGTAATCCCCAACCGGTCATCGCCAGATATCGCGATTCGATACTCGCACACCGCCCGATGCCACCGACGCCGAATGCGCCGGGCCGGGCCATCGCGTACCGCCGATATCCGCCCGGTGTCTGCTTGCCAGGCGGATTGGTCCGTCGTCATGAAACCGACGCATACCCGCAGACGGACCGCCACATCGGAAAGCTAGCTTGAGCCACGGGGCGTTACGGCCTCACGAGCCGCACGAAAGGCCTCACGAGCCGCACGGAGGAAACGATGACCCTCATCATCACCACCCAGCGCCTGCCCAATGCCGCGGTCGCGATCCAGCCCGACGGCGCCATCACCGCCGACAACGCCTCGAAGGTCCAGGACCGGGTGGTCGCGGTCCTGGCGGCCACCAGGCCCGACACCATTCTCGTCGACCTGCGCGCCGTCCCGGCGATCGACGACGCCGGGGTGGACGCCCTGAAGTCGGGCTACAGCACCGCCGCCGCGTGCAACTGCACCCTGGTGGCCATCGATCCGCAGCCCGGTGTCGACCAGCGCCTCCGCGCCGGCGGCCTCACCGACGTGCTGGCCCGGCCGGCGCCGACCGCCGCACAGCAGCACGTCAACGGCAGCCAGCACGTCAACGGCAGAGCCTGACCGGTCCCGCCCCTCCGGTCCCGGGCCGCGGTCCTGAGGTCGTCGCCCCGGAGGTGCCGGCGCGGCCGCCGCTGCCGGCGGGCACTCAGTCGGAAACCAGGCGGAGCAGCGGCACACCCCGGTCCGGGTCCGAGCCGATCCGTTCGTACGCCGCCTCGGAGCCGTCGACGTGCTGACCGATCGTACGCATCAGCAGCGCGGCGGCGCGCGGATGCCGGCGGGCGTAGTCGCGCAGGTACCGGCCGGACTCGTCGGCGGGTAGCGGGCAGGCCCGCCCGGCCCGCCGCCGCCAACCCACCTGGAACACCACCCGTGGCTCGGCCAGCACGTTGCGGTACCACTGGGCCCGGGACCCGTAGCCGGAGGCGATCAGGTACCCGCCGTCGCGGTGCCGGCCGACGACCTCGAGCACCACCTGCCGACGCTTGCCGGTCGATCGGCCGGTGTGGGTCAGCAGCACCAGACGTCGCCCGAGCAGGCCCCCGAGACCCAGCCGGTACAGCCAGATGGGCCCGCGGGCCACGAATCGTTGCAGCCGCGTCCGTGGCGGCTTGGTGAGTCTCATACCTGGCCTCGGTGCGGCGGTGGGCCGACGGCGTAGAACAGCCGGCAGCAGCATGACACGGTCAGCACGTCGAGGTCAGCCGATCCGCCACGTCGGGCCGGACTGCTGGTCGACCGTCCCGGCTTCCGCGTCGGCGGAGGGCCCTCGCGTCCGGTCGGTCGAGGGTCGCCGGCCGAGGGCGGCTGGCACGTCCCGGAACATCGGAAAGACCCGGATCAGGTGCATGGTGTGCAGCACGGTGAGGATGACCGACGACGGGGCGACGAGCATGACCACCAGGCCGGCTTTCCTGGCCTCGCGCTGCGCCCGTACCAGCAGGCCAAGACCGACCGGGTCGATGGCGCCGGTGCCGGCGAGATCGAGGACCACGTCCCGGCCGGCGTCGATGGCCGAGGCGAGGACCGCCCGGAGCCGGCCCGCCACGGCGGTGTCCAGGTCGCCGTCGATGCCCAGCACGGTGACGTCCGGCATCTGACGTACCCGCACGGGTGTTAGCTCCCGCACAGGAGGTCGCTCCCGCGCGTTCGACGACCCGGAGCCGGTGCGGGGCCCGGCCGG is from Micromonospora sp. WMMD1102 and encodes:
- a CDS encoding SAM-dependent methyltransferase, with the protein product MTDHAVSSDAEWTPKIDTSVPHQARVWNYLLGGKDNHLVDEQAGKAILAAAPGLVAMARASRVFLTRAVRYQVEQAGIRQFLDIGTGLPTANNTHEIAQAIAPESRIVYVDFDPLVLVHARALLTSDPQGATDYIDADLRDTEKILHEAHRTLDFSRPVGIILLGILGAIESYDEARAIVRTLLDAVPAGSYLLVGDGTNTSEAMVQAARVRNESVKPPYIVRSPAQIEGFLDGLDLVDPGVVSFPHWRPEPDAPQQPAHVDGYGGIARKR
- a CDS encoding aldehyde dehydrogenase family protein; the protein is MNTVLTVDPRDGRHRETQLRETGDPELASIVARASGATEWLSDIGRRDRAALLDEIAASLDSHRTELVGTAERETGLGHERLDFELTRAIVQFRMFGDVLRDGGYLEAAIDHAAATPLGAAPDVRRMLVPVGPVAVFGASNFPFAFSVAGGDTASALAAGCPVVLKAHPSHPLTSQASADAIAAAVRRRGGPEGVVAVVHGQAAGLALVRHPAVRAAALTGSVAAARAIQAAIDERPAPIPFYGELSSVNPIAVLPGAAAERAGQIADGLFASFTGSGGQLCTKPGLAFVPADPAGDDLVEALRARVGSAGGAVLLNERIRDAYVDAEARLERAGARVSARPDLASAAGFTVAPALLEIDITRLSAEVTDECFGPLMVVARYDAVADLDAALASLPPSLTGSVHAGTSDDRAVVRRVVDVFGASTGRIVFDGYPTGVRVSWAQHHGGPWPSTNSLHTSVGATSIRRFLRPLAWQDAPEWTLPEELRDGYREIPRRVDGRLEGARPADR
- a CDS encoding fumarylacetoacetate hydrolase family protein, translating into MTLPSSPWFGTAADALPEDADDAVLVGRIWDPVSGGPSPVLVRDGDVFDISADFPTTRDICELPEPADAVAGLAGRYVGSLAELLANTGGTGREPERPWLLAPVDLHALKAAGVTFAVSMIERVIEERARGDLELAADIRQRTLAGVGSDLHDLSPGSAEAARLKELLVAEGIWSQYLEVGIGPDAEIFTKGQVLSAVGTAVPVGVLASSTWNNPEPEVALVVQSGGRIVGATLANDVNLRDVEGRSALLLPMAKDNNASCAVGPLIRLFDDRFDLDRVRRLEVALEIEGEDGFRLEAVSEMSLISRDPETLVRQMIGPHHQYPDGVVLMLGTMFAPVQDRDRPGEGFTHKVDDIVRISSSPLGTLVNRVRHAEDCEPWDFGARDLMGNLARRGLL
- a CDS encoding mandelate racemase/muconate lactonizing enzyme family protein, with product MKITSVEPIVVDFYRTNLVLVRVTTDEGITGLGEATLEGKERAVQGAIAELAEAVVGLDPTRISGTLYELARDWYWRGGPVIMTALSSLEMALWDISARELGVPVHRLLGGATRDRVRAYANGWFSGAVTPEDYAAAARRTVESGFRGLKWDPFENYDLTITSRQLDRVLGQLDAVRSAVGPDVELFVEGHGRFDVRHAVRIAREIAQFDPVWFEEPCPPDNLDALVDIRRASPVPIAAGERWFGRQGFAPALARQAVDFVQPDVTHAGGIAELAFISTLAATSYVGFAPHNPSGPLSTAATLQLGAVLPNFRYLEIMATDVPWRPEVTDERLVLTQEGDVLIPTGPGLGIELDLEAIARHPFTPHPMRLFKDAVYDIRPGDERSFFNLGDPR
- a CDS encoding carbohydrate ABC transporter permease, producing the protein MGRIRVGLTLRIVAVLVVLGVAAFPLYWMLVTALSSNSDLFAEQPRLLPDLGQLGVFADALAEGKVAGWLLNSLLIAAGTTVLSIGLGIPLGYALSRFSFRGKALLTLVLLFTQMLPEALMVVPLFSLFRRFDLLDSLGGLILANVAFVLPIVALILKGAIDGIPRELEEAARVDGARPFAVLARVNVPLIAPSIAATAVISFFHAWNEYVFAVTFIFTPEKQPASVGIANFIGELGTPIQTVMAVAFMFTLPAVAFYLFVQKYVVAGMTAGAVKG